A region from the Gossypium hirsutum isolate 1008001.06 chromosome A08, Gossypium_hirsutum_v2.1, whole genome shotgun sequence genome encodes:
- the LOC107926986 gene encoding anthocyanin synthase: MVTSVLPRVESLASSGIQSIPKEYIRPQEELTSIGNVFEEEKKEEGPQVPTIDLTEIESEDKEVQERCRQELKKAAMEWGVMHLVNHGISEELMDRVRKVGQKFFELPVEEKEKYANDQSSGNVQGYGSKLANNASGQLEWEDYFFHLIFPEDKRDLSIWPKIPSEYTEVTSEYARQLRALASKILSALSICLGLEEGRLEKEVGGVEELLLQLKINYYPKCPQPELALGVEAHTDISALTFILHNMVPGLQLFYQGKWVTAKCVPNSIIMHIGDTIEILSNGKFKSILHRGLVNKEKVRISWAVFCEPPKDKIILKPLPETVSETEPPLFPPRTFAQHIEHKLFRKTQDNLSN, from the exons ATGGTGACCTCAGTGCTACCTAGAGTAGAAAGCTTGGCAAGCAGTGGGATTCAGTCAATCCCGAAAGAATATATCAGGCCTCAAGAAGAGCTTACAAGCATAGGTAACGTGtttgaagaagagaaaaaagaggAAGGGCCTCAGGTTCCGACCATCGATTTGACAGAAATCGAGTCGGAGGACAAAGAGGTCCAGGAGAGATGTCGGCAGGAGCTGAAAAAAGCTGCCATGGAATGGGGTGTGATGCACCTTGTTAACCATGGCATCTCCGAGGAGCTCATGGATCGTGTTAGGAAAGTTGGGCAGAAATTCTTTGAACTCCCTGTGGAGGAGAAAGAGAAGTATGCCAACGACCAGAGCTCTGGGAATGTTCAGGGCTATGGTAGCAAGCTTGCTAATAATGCTAGTGGGCAGCTTGAGTGGGAGGACTACTTCTTCCATCTAATTTTTCCTGAGGATAAGAGAGACTTGTCAATTTGGCCTAAAATCCCCAGCGAGTACAC TGAAGTTACAAGTGAGTATGCAAGGCAACTGCGAGCCCTAGCGAGCAAAATACTTTCAGCACTATCAATTTGCTTGGGATTAGAAGAAGGAAGGCTAGAGAAGGAAGTTGGTGGCGTGGAAGAGCTTCTTCTTCAATTGAAAATCAATTACTACCCCAAGTGTCCACAACCAGAACTCGCTCTCGGTGTCGAAGCTCACACCGATATAAGTGCACTCACTTTCATTCTCCACAACATGGTTCCTGGCCTCCAACTCTTTTACCAGGGCAAGTGGGTGACCGCTAAATGTGTTCCTAACTCCATCATCATGCACATTGGAGACACCATCGAGATCCTCAGCAATGGAAAGTTCAAGAGCATTCTCCACAGGGGTCTGGTTAATAAGGAGAAGGTTAGGATCTCGTGGGCAGTTTTCTGTGAGCCACCAAAGGATAAGATCATCCTTAAGCCACTCCCGGAGACTGTCTCCGAGACCGAACCTCCACTGTTCCCTCCTCGTACCTTTGCTCAGCATATCGAGCATAAGCTGTTCAGGAAGACCCAGGATAATCTGTCCAACTGA
- the LOC107926939 gene encoding uncharacterized protein, translating into MAGEMIENAVRGGKIEGEVAKRSAPRRKDNKVNSLNSREITVGQPKVAMVEQQNTKRRESGIRQNSERMQFTPIPVTYRELYQSLYDAHAIAPFNMKPLQPSYPRWYDANAKCEYHAGIPGHSIETCTGFKKAVERLIKMGVVKFDSTPKAENPLLDHGNQRMVKRGILTSRKGGKGIENHCEFHGEVGHMIQNCEKFKVMVQDLIVNKELQVSEGGSYERQICVLENERQRTNQPRIIISLPGNNEEGSQTRPKIVIRKPNHFPYKDDRRVPWSYDCNITIPEGESIASASRGMQNKGSHTRSGKRYDGGNIIVEPTKTKDVEAKREKDTEVLINEPVKEEEAKEFLKFLKHSEYSMVKQLRKQPARISVLALLLNSEVHRDALLKVLNETYVTHDISVNKLGRLVNNISADNFIYFNDDEIPPGDIGSTKALHITIRCKGYTLPSVLVDNGSALNVLPLSTLNRLPIDSLHVKTCHNVVRAFDGTERKVMGRIDIPLEIGPNTYEVDFLVPRFNDMSADTTAPNFSGEQDMCLEEPQDFENVQDCDVSLDLGNVPKGHGELVPRHDA; encoded by the exons ATGGCGggtgagatgattgagaatgccgtGAGAGGCGGTAAAATCGAGGGGGAAGTggctaaaagatcggccccaaggaGAAAGGACAATAAGGTGAATAGTCTCAACTCGAGGGaaatcacagttggtcaacccaaaGTAGCTATGGTCGAacaacaaaataccaaaagacgGGAATCGGGCATAAGACAGAATTCGGAAAGAATGCAATTTACGCCTATCcctgtgacgtatcgtgagctttatcaaagcttgtATGATGCACATGCCATTGCTCCATTTAACATGAAACCACTACAGCCATCGTACCCCagatggtatgatgcaaatgctaagtgcgaatatcatgcgggaataCCGGGGCATTCGATCGAAACCTGCACAGGATTTAAGAAGGCCGTGGAGAGGcttatcaagatgggggttgtgaaatttGACAGTACCCCTAAGGCCGAAAATCCATTACTggatcatggcaatcaaaga ATGGTGAAGAGAGGTATACTGACCTCTAGAAAAGGAGGAAAAGGAATAGAGAACCATTGTGAGTTCCATGGGGAAGtgggtcatatgatccaaaattgtgaaAAGTTCAAGGTGATGGTACAAGACCTTATAGTTAACAAAGAGTTGCAGGTTTCTGAAGGTGGTTCTTATGAAAGACAAATATGTGTGCTGGAGAATGAACGACAAAGAACCAACCAACcgagaattattatttccttgccaGGGAATAATGAGGAGGGGTCGCAAACTAGGCCCAAAATAGTCATCCGTAAACCCAATCATTTCCCTTATAAGGATGATAGGAGGGTGCCATGGAGCTATGACTGCAATATAACAATACCTGAGGGGGAGAGTATAGCTAGCGCATCCAGGGGCATGCAAAATAAAGGTTCTCATACACGAAGTGGGAAACGTTATGACGGGGGGAATATCATAGTAGAGCCCACAAAGACGAAAGATGTCGAGGCTAAAAGGGAGAAGGACACTGAAGTACTCATCAATGAGCCGGTAAAGGAGGAAGAGGCTAAGGAGTTTCTAAAATTCCTgaaacatagcgagtatagcATGGTCAAGCAGTTGCGCAAGCAGCCAGCGCGTATATCAGTGTTAGCCCTACTCTTGAATTCTGAGGTGCATCGAGATGCGTTGTTAAAGGTGCTTAACGAAACATATGTTACccatgacatatccgttaacaagctAGGCCGGTTAGTAAACAACATtagtgctgacaatttcatttattttaatgatgatgaaattccacctggggACATAGGGTCAACCAAAGCCCTACACATCACTATTCGGTGCAAAGGATACACACTTCCAAGTGTACTCGTGGATAATGGGTCTGCTTTGAACGTCCTGCCGCTATCCACCCTGAACAGATTGCCCATTGACAGTTTGCATGTGAAAACGTGTcataatgtggtaagagcctttgatGGAACTGAAAGAAAAGTAATGGGACGAATTGACATCCCTCTGGAGATTGGGCCGAATACGTATGAAGTTGATTTCCta GTCCCTAGATTCAATGATATGAGCGCTGATACTACAGCTCCTAATTTCTCTggcgagcaagacatgtgtttagaggaacctcaggattttgaaaATGTTCAGGATTGTGACGTATCTCTCGATCT GGGCAATGTACCAAAGGGCCATGGTGAACTTgttccacgacatgatgcataa